One Acinetobacter pullicarnis genomic region harbors:
- a CDS encoding TonB-dependent receptor domain-containing protein: protein MNYCYIQHGSSKFGYIGATHVRLDAFKIPYRTIIFCLMSGAYVATAEANQQIEKHPQAVVTTANLPEKSSLQQEVVPTSQLGIVQLQTIVVKAEAQPGLDAISQQALTRFAPISAGDLLKGQASVQLGDSRNGGALDVNIRGVQGQNRVAVTVDGAQQSLEVYRGYSGSQNRSYIDPLLISSIEIEKGPSAKAGGAIGGTVAMQSLGVQDILRDGKNTGVRLTGTLGNNGRKPVRQPTQNDPNIALKVETSKHQGDLSSAQSRSGSIAAAWQNEKIDFVAAYAERVQGNYFAGQQGRDRYRLFDQNGKEQDSVAKIYAAGEEVLNSSSNTQSLLLKSVVRPADAHRIQLSYMNFRSQFGDVMPSDIIRSSLANLNQYPLSSNRINHFASQYQYRPAQNDWIDLDMSLWMNHAKTNQLSASFFSPTSQLFRKDRAWSPQQNNRYGLELSNKIKLNNRWGDFVLTLGGAAQYERLKPQSTVLISQNDQHENKMMRDAERKQYHLSMKLDYHPTDALHLWSGLNFSQNQIRDHNRSARPIRENREVRQIEVNDEKSAHSGYMYWFPDKNGEYTAATDPRLNNGLVFKDSNNPLKGVSFSALSQDASTTAYDPERLDLITGFTLSQQPEQKFDGIAPHFGVDYKISDTTHLYSQYTAQNRLPSLFETSLGTHQVMPGQQLKPETAQNWEVGMQFDDQQGLMAKLNYFNNKIDHFITRYYDPSKMGLMTFSNMDHFKSSGIELQSKYDQGDFFAEVSATRYLKIESCDAAFAKHLRETASSYQKTENTPNCTHGGFMGSYLNAQNPPRFSTNLTLGARLLDQRLVFGGRYTYSAAAMNTLNKPWQTGATTPQMKYQSVGIIDLFADYKMNQHAALNFSLQNLANRYYLDPLALSYMPAPGRTISLGFKLFF, encoded by the coding sequence ATGAACTATTGTTATATCCAACATGGCAGTTCCAAATTCGGTTATATCGGTGCAACGCATGTCCGCTTAGATGCGTTTAAAATTCCATATCGGACGATTATATTCTGTTTGATGTCGGGAGCTTATGTTGCTACTGCCGAAGCAAATCAGCAGATTGAAAAGCATCCTCAAGCGGTTGTTACAACAGCAAATCTGCCTGAGAAATCATCACTGCAACAGGAAGTTGTACCCACATCGCAACTGGGGATTGTGCAGTTGCAAACCATTGTGGTGAAAGCCGAGGCACAACCAGGACTAGATGCTATTTCTCAACAAGCATTGACACGTTTTGCACCGATTTCAGCGGGAGATTTGTTGAAAGGGCAAGCCAGTGTGCAATTGGGTGATTCACGCAATGGCGGTGCCTTGGATGTCAATATTCGGGGGGTGCAAGGGCAAAACCGTGTTGCTGTCACAGTGGACGGTGCGCAACAATCTTTAGAGGTCTATCGGGGCTATTCGGGCAGTCAAAATCGTAGTTATATCGATCCCTTACTGATCAGCTCGATTGAGATTGAAAAAGGCCCATCGGCTAAAGCTGGCGGGGCGATTGGCGGTACAGTTGCGATGCAAAGTCTTGGCGTTCAAGATATTTTGCGTGATGGCAAAAACACAGGTGTGCGCCTGACGGGAACGTTGGGAAACAATGGGCGAAAGCCTGTTCGCCAACCCACCCAAAATGATCCAAACATTGCCTTAAAGGTTGAGACCTCAAAGCACCAAGGTGATCTCAGTAGCGCGCAATCACGCTCTGGCAGTATTGCGGCAGCTTGGCAGAATGAGAAAATCGACTTTGTAGCGGCCTATGCCGAGCGAGTACAGGGTAATTATTTTGCTGGGCAACAGGGTCGCGACCGTTATCGGCTGTTTGATCAAAATGGCAAAGAACAAGACAGTGTCGCGAAAATTTATGCGGCAGGTGAGGAGGTACTGAACTCCTCGTCAAATACTCAATCGTTATTACTCAAGTCCGTGGTTCGACCTGCCGATGCGCATCGAATTCAGCTGAGCTATATGAATTTTCGCAGTCAGTTTGGCGATGTGATGCCGTCGGATATCATCCGTTCGAGTCTGGCCAATTTGAATCAATATCCGCTAAGTTCAAATCGGATCAATCACTTTGCATCGCAATATCAATATCGACCTGCACAAAATGATTGGATTGATTTGGATATGAGCCTTTGGATGAATCATGCCAAAACCAATCAATTGAGTGCTTCTTTTTTTAGCCCCACCAGTCAGTTATTCCGCAAGGATCGCGCATGGTCTCCGCAACAAAATAATCGCTACGGTCTAGAGCTGAGCAATAAAATCAAATTGAATAATCGTTGGGGAGATTTTGTTTTAACCCTCGGTGGTGCTGCGCAATATGAGCGCTTAAAACCACAGTCGACGGTGCTGATCAGCCAAAATGATCAACACGAAAATAAAATGATGCGCGATGCCGAGCGTAAGCAATATCATCTCTCAATGAAACTGGATTACCATCCTACAGATGCACTGCATTTATGGAGTGGTCTCAATTTTAGTCAAAATCAGATTCGCGATCATAATCGAAGCGCGCGCCCGATTCGTGAAAACCGTGAAGTCAGACAAATTGAAGTGAATGATGAAAAATCAGCACATTCGGGTTATATGTATTGGTTCCCAGATAAAAATGGTGAATACACTGCAGCAACTGACCCACGTTTAAATAATGGTTTGGTATTTAAAGATTCAAACAATCCCTTAAAAGGCGTAAGTTTTAGTGCATTAAGTCAAGATGCCAGCACCACCGCATATGATCCAGAACGCCTCGATTTGATTACGGGCTTTACACTGAGTCAGCAGCCTGAGCAAAAGTTTGATGGGATTGCGCCGCATTTTGGTGTGGATTATAAAATCTCCGACACAACGCATTTATATAGTCAGTACACGGCGCAAAATCGTTTGCCTTCTTTATTTGAAACCAGTTTGGGTACGCATCAAGTGATGCCCGGTCAGCAGTTAAAACCTGAGACAGCACAAAACTGGGAAGTCGGTATGCAGTTTGATGACCAGCAAGGATTAATGGCAAAACTGAATTATTTTAATAATAAAATCGATCACTTTATTACGCGTTATTATGACCCGAGCAAGATGGGGTTAATGACCTTTAGTAATATGGATCATTTTAAGAGCAGTGGGATTGAGCTGCAAAGTAAATATGATCAAGGCGATTTCTTTGCCGAAGTTTCGGCAACACGTTATCTTAAAATTGAATCGTGTGATGCAGCATTTGCAAAGCATCTTCGTGAAACCGCCAGCAGTTATCAAAAGACTGAAAATACTCCAAACTGTACCCATGGTGGTTTTATGGGGTCTTATTTAAATGCACAGAATCCGCCCCGATTTTCTACAAATTTAACTTTAGGCGCGCGCTTATTGGATCAGCGTTTGGTTTTTGGCGGACGTTATACCTATAGTGCTGCAGCAATGAATACCCTGAATAAACCGTGGCAAACCGGTGCAACCACGCCACAGATGAAATATCAGTCTGTGGGGATTATCGATTTATTTGCAGACTATAAAATGAATCAACATGCAGCGCTGAATTTTTCTTTGCAAAACCTGGCCAATCGTTATTATCTAGATCCTTTGGCTTTAAGCTATATGCCAGCACCCGGGCGGACGATCAGTTTGGGATTTAAGCTATTTTTTTAA
- a CDS encoding serine hydrolase domain-containing protein encodes MQTQLKQQLDAILQSAAQQNRVAGVVAGLTNQDQTIYLNHAGKRDLSSQVDMRDDSVFAIFSTTKAITTTLALQQYENGLLDLDAPARLYLPEIAELQVLQGFGAQNQPLFSAAKNEITTRMLLLHTAGLGYDFFNADYLNLTTHHGYPSVISATKAALKTPLLFEPGSQWQYGANIDWAGLVIEAVGGKRLGTLMQEQIFNPLAMHDTAFTMTPSMQQRRVSMHHRQADGSLTADADFILPQDPEIHMGGHGLYSTVDDYLKFIRMWLNRGAVNGQQLLKESTIELALHNGLGKVAMQNLPGVIPALSNDVVLYPEASKGWTLGFMVNEAQTATGRPAGSIGWCGLANLYFWIDMKNNLGGYWATQTLPFLDQPGYDCFLQFEQAVNQGLTT; translated from the coding sequence ATGCAAACCCAGTTAAAGCAACAACTCGACGCAATCTTACAAAGTGCAGCACAACAAAACCGTGTTGCAGGCGTGGTCGCAGGACTGACCAACCAAGATCAAACCATTTATTTAAACCATGCTGGAAAGCGCGACTTGTCTAGCCAAGTCGACATGCGTGATGACAGTGTTTTTGCGATTTTCTCCACGACAAAAGCCATCACCACCACCCTTGCTTTACAGCAATATGAGAATGGCCTGTTAGACTTAGATGCACCAGCAAGATTATATCTCCCCGAAATTGCTGAACTCCAAGTTTTACAGGGCTTTGGCGCCCAAAACCAGCCGCTGTTCAGTGCAGCAAAAAATGAAATTACGACACGGATGTTGTTATTGCATACGGCTGGTTTGGGCTATGATTTTTTTAATGCCGATTATCTCAATCTCACGACACATCACGGTTATCCGAGTGTGATTTCTGCAACCAAGGCTGCTCTCAAAACGCCATTGCTCTTTGAGCCAGGCAGCCAGTGGCAATATGGTGCCAATATTGATTGGGCGGGTTTAGTCATCGAAGCCGTTGGCGGTAAACGCCTTGGCACCCTGATGCAAGAACAAATTTTCAATCCATTGGCCATGCATGACACCGCCTTTACGATGACACCGAGCATGCAACAGCGCCGGGTTTCCATGCATCACCGTCAAGCGGATGGCAGTTTAACCGCAGATGCCGATTTTATCTTGCCGCAAGATCCTGAAATTCATATGGGCGGGCACGGCTTATATTCAACCGTCGATGATTATCTTAAATTCATCCGCATGTGGTTAAACCGTGGCGCGGTCAATGGGCAGCAATTGCTCAAAGAAAGCACCATTGAATTGGCTTTGCACAATGGCTTAGGCAAAGTTGCCATGCAAAACTTGCCCGGCGTCATACCCGCACTTTCAAATGATGTGGTGCTTTACCCAGAAGCAAGCAAAGGTTGGACACTGGGCTTTATGGTCAACGAAGCGCAAACTGCAACGGGCCGTCCTGCGGGCAGCATTGGTTGGTGTGGCTTGGCCAATTTGTATTTTTGGATTGATATGAAAAATAATTTGGGTGGCTACTGGGCGACTCAGACCCTGCCATTCTTAGATCAACCCGGCTATGACTGCTTTTTACAATTTGAACAGGCTGTTAATCAAGGGCTAACTACATAA
- a CDS encoding AraC family transcriptional regulator, with protein MLENSLLYNAKGEPLAQPHKSRSKDWPEIKAWTDEVYMPYTVAPTEKGLNPTASMHSAQVGSMIVTRFKYGVPVRVFDWSQESGNIILLTTLQGKGDHVVNKNHSEVTQVGESFLVDCSQTDDYAVQFVPEHLQLNLTIPHQTLADLMLANFGHEAPQALWEFKTRFGGVNSAWMILLQYLSQSIAEIPKAQLTQKAGEHLQQMICLHILNEWAMHAKINLNENTHIAPKYIQHAEQYMQTFIRNSPTLTEVASSIGVSVRTLSAGFKKYRNKTPGAIMRDMRLTLVRQELRAAHHQRNVAEIAYACGYSNLGEFARQYKLKYGELPSQTLKQL; from the coding sequence ATGCTTGAAAATTCTTTACTTTATAATGCCAAAGGCGAGCCTCTCGCTCAACCACATAAAAGCCGCTCTAAAGATTGGCCTGAAATCAAAGCATGGACTGATGAAGTCTATATGCCTTATACCGTGGCACCCACAGAAAAAGGCTTAAACCCGACAGCTTCAATGCATTCAGCACAAGTCGGCAGTATGATCGTCACCCGATTTAAATATGGTGTGCCAGTCCGTGTATTCGACTGGTCCCAAGAATCGGGCAATATAATTTTATTAACCACACTGCAAGGGAAAGGCGATCATGTGGTCAATAAAAACCACTCGGAAGTCACGCAAGTCGGTGAATCCTTTTTGGTCGACTGTAGTCAAACCGATGATTATGCCGTGCAATTTGTACCTGAGCATTTACAGCTCAACTTAACCATTCCACATCAGACCCTTGCCGATTTAATGCTGGCCAACTTTGGCCACGAAGCTCCACAGGCCTTATGGGAATTTAAAACCCGTTTTGGTGGGGTAAATTCAGCGTGGATGATTCTGCTGCAATATTTAAGTCAAAGTATTGCCGAAATTCCCAAAGCCCAGCTAACCCAAAAAGCGGGGGAACATTTACAACAAATGATTTGCCTGCATATTTTAAATGAATGGGCGATGCATGCCAAAATCAACCTCAATGAAAATACCCATATTGCCCCCAAATATATTCAACATGCCGAACAATATATGCAGACCTTTATTCGTAATAGTCCGACCTTGACCGAGGTTGCCAGTAGTATTGGTGTGAGTGTGCGAACTTTAAGTGCTGGCTTTAAAAAATACCGCAACAAAACCCCAGGCGCAATCATGCGAGATATGCGTTTAACTTTGGTTCGCCAAGAATTACGTGCAGCTCACCATCAACGTAATGTGGCCGAAATTGCCTATGCTTGTGGTTATTCCAACTTGGGGGAGTTTGCACGGCAATATAAATTAAAATATGGCGAATTACCGTCGCAAACCCTGAAACAGCTTTAA
- a CDS encoding transporter — MTVIKSSTQIHLKTTFRSALKATFKTCLVISSVYALTSLSAHAVDLDAGDYDYAPSGTNLGIVYYQHANRDALYSGSDKVAGKNELTSDIAIARYVHYMDFAGIQIAPQILIPFGRLDAGKDIAEMGSSSGLGDIILANAFFLHHNTEKQSQFGITPYLYLPTGKYKRDDALNIGENRLKLTVQGAYTTRITPKIAWDVAGDFTVYGKNDDVAGGGDLKQNVGYQIQTNSRYFLNDKVDLRAGISYSDAGKTKLNGVETASTTQSKFWVGTAYSPTPTINLIATYGRDIEVENGFKENNRINLRMLYAF, encoded by the coding sequence ATGACCGTTATCAAAAGTAGTACTCAGATACATCTCAAAACCACCTTCAGATCCGCGCTAAAAGCCACGTTTAAAACGTGCTTAGTCATCAGTTCGGTCTATGCCCTCACCAGTCTATCCGCGCATGCGGTTGATCTCGATGCAGGCGATTACGATTATGCGCCAAGCGGAACCAATCTCGGCATTGTCTATTATCAACATGCCAACCGAGATGCGCTCTATAGCGGCAGCGATAAAGTCGCAGGAAAAAATGAGCTGACCTCCGATATTGCCATTGCACGTTATGTGCATTATATGGATTTTGCCGGTATACAAATCGCACCCCAGATTTTAATTCCCTTTGGTCGCCTAGATGCCGGCAAAGATATTGCTGAGATGGGTTCAAGCAGTGGTCTTGGTGACATTATCTTGGCCAATGCTTTTTTTCTGCACCACAATACTGAAAAGCAAAGTCAGTTTGGTATTACCCCCTATTTATATTTACCCACAGGAAAATATAAACGGGATGATGCGCTGAATATCGGTGAGAATCGTTTAAAACTCACCGTACAAGGCGCCTATACCACACGCATCACCCCGAAAATTGCATGGGATGTCGCAGGGGACTTTACCGTTTATGGTAAAAATGACGATGTCGCCGGTGGTGGTGATTTAAAACAAAATGTCGGCTATCAAATCCAAACCAATAGTCGTTATTTTTTAAATGATAAAGTCGATCTACGTGCTGGTATTTCATATAGTGATGCGGGGAAAACCAAACTCAATGGGGTTGAAACAGCCAGCACCACCCAAAGCAAGTTCTGGGTCGGAACAGCCTATTCACCCACTCCAACCATCAATCTGATTGCCACTTATGGTCGGGATATTGAGGTGGAAAATGGCTTTAAAGAAAACAACCGTATTAACCTTCGGATGCTCTACGCCTTTTAA
- a CDS encoding aminopeptidase P family protein encodes MNSMNIPEKLQRLRLQMQKEATDALIIMSADPHMSEYLPDHWKIRQWITGFTGSVGTIVITQDFAGLWVDGRYWVQAEQQLAGTGFVLQKLSHAPETTHLAWLKQHLAPQSCIAVDGQSISIQAYQALKQLAEQYQFNLNLDSTAIASIWTDRPALPVAPIRSMSSELNDLSVQDKIAKVRLALCTALADAHFISSLDDIAWLLNSRGGDIAYNPVFLAHVYIDRAQVIVFIDAAKLSATQQQLFATAGIQLKAYTDSSVFLNQIKAQRILLDPAKVSLQHLQALTATCQPVFDINPTTLFKAQKQPSEIAHVRQAMLKDGIALCQFFAWLEQTLEFKASLSELDIDEKLTAFRAAQPGFLGLSFATIAGFNANGALPHYRATAEDYAMIEGNGLLLIDSGAQYLEGTTDITRVVAVGQVSAEQKRDYTLVLKAHIALAGVSFPEGIAAPLLDAIPRQVLWQQALDYRHGTGHGVGFALNVHEGPQVLSYYAPITAYSGMREGMITSNEPGLYHEGHYGIRIENLVVNQVKETEQQQYGQFLNFETLTLCPIHQASIERDMLTFAEKQWLNEYHEMVRTRLAPHLHGEALDWLIAQTAVIV; translated from the coding sequence ATGAATAGCATGAATATTCCAGAGAAATTACAACGACTGCGCCTACAAATGCAGAAAGAGGCGACGGATGCGCTGATCATCATGAGTGCAGATCCGCATATGTCGGAGTACTTGCCCGATCATTGGAAAATTAGACAATGGATTACCGGTTTCACAGGCTCTGTGGGCACGATTGTGATCACGCAAGATTTTGCTGGATTATGGGTCGATGGTCGTTATTGGGTGCAAGCTGAACAACAATTGGCAGGCACGGGCTTTGTTTTACAAAAGCTCAGTCATGCACCTGAAACAACCCATTTGGCATGGCTAAAACAGCATTTAGCTCCCCAAAGCTGTATTGCTGTCGATGGCCAAAGCATTTCCATCCAAGCCTATCAAGCCTTAAAGCAATTGGCTGAGCAGTATCAATTTAATTTAAATTTGGACAGTACTGCGATTGCAAGCATTTGGACCGATCGTCCAGCTTTACCCGTAGCACCGATACGGAGTATGTCTTCCGAATTAAATGATTTGAGTGTGCAAGATAAAATTGCCAAAGTTCGTTTAGCGCTCTGCACCGCACTGGCCGATGCACATTTTATTTCGAGCTTGGATGATATTGCATGGTTGCTCAATAGCCGTGGCGGAGATATCGCATACAATCCAGTGTTTCTTGCCCATGTGTATATCGATCGCGCACAGGTGATTGTATTTATTGATGCTGCGAAGCTTAGTGCGACCCAGCAACAGCTATTTGCAACGGCGGGGATTCAGCTGAAAGCTTATACGGATAGCAGCGTATTTCTAAATCAAATCAAAGCGCAGCGGATTTTACTCGATCCCGCCAAAGTCTCTTTACAACATTTGCAGGCGCTTACAGCAACATGCCAGCCCGTTTTTGATATCAATCCAACTACACTTTTTAAGGCGCAAAAACAGCCGTCAGAAATTGCGCATGTACGTCAGGCGATGCTCAAAGATGGGATTGCGCTATGTCAGTTTTTTGCATGGTTAGAGCAAACTTTAGAATTTAAAGCAAGCCTGAGCGAACTTGATATTGATGAAAAACTTACGGCCTTCCGTGCAGCTCAACCAGGTTTTTTGGGACTGAGTTTTGCGACGATTGCGGGCTTTAATGCCAATGGGGCTTTGCCACATTATCGAGCGACGGCTGAAGACTATGCAATGATCGAAGGCAATGGCTTGTTGCTGATTGACTCTGGTGCGCAATATCTTGAAGGTACGACAGATATTACCCGTGTGGTTGCCGTAGGGCAGGTCTCTGCTGAACAAAAACGTGACTATACCTTGGTGTTAAAAGCGCATATTGCTTTGGCTGGGGTGAGTTTCCCAGAAGGGATTGCAGCCCCATTACTGGACGCCATTCCACGTCAAGTGCTGTGGCAGCAGGCTTTGGATTATCGTCATGGAACAGGGCATGGGGTTGGTTTTGCCTTGAATGTGCATGAAGGCCCACAGGTATTGTCTTATTACGCGCCAATTACCGCTTATTCAGGTATGCGTGAAGGCATGATTACCTCGAATGAACCAGGGCTCTATCATGAAGGTCATTATGGAATTCGAATTGAAAATCTGGTGGTCAATCAAGTCAAAGAAACTGAGCAACAGCAGTATGGCCAGTTCTTAAATTTTGAAACGCTTACCCTATGTCCGATTCATCAAGCCAGTATCGAACGCGATATGCTGACTTTTGCTGAAAAACAATGGTTGAATGAATACCACGAAATGGTTCGCACCCGCCTTGCACCGCATTTACACGGCGAAGCTTTAGACTGGTTGATTGCTCAGACCGCTGTAATTGTCTGA
- a CDS encoding peptide MFS transporter produces the protein MQYPADQQDQRFFGHPKPLKGLFFTELWERFSFYGIRPILILYMAAMVIDGGLGLNRADAAAIVGIFAGSMYLLTILGGWIADNWLGQARSVWYGSIIIALGHLSIALNAFLDSFFFYFGLILIAAGTGLFKTCISVIVGTLYAAQDSRRDAGFSIFYMGINIGAFLAPLITGLLIQDNGWHWGFAIGGVGMLVALLIFRFIATPQLLENSAKYGTDQSWNTVVAYNPRAPKIVAVIVAIAAVMITLVSMGVIQIEPVLFATYLTVIICLCMVGYFGYLLFFASLKRKEQYQIVVCFILLLAAALFWSAFEQKPTSFNLFAHDYTNRQFFGFEIPTLWFQSVNALFIITCAPLAAWLWVKLGRANKDPSYIVKFVIALLLAGAGFVMMAMASQSVIEHGQLVSPLWIISSMLLLTLGELCLSPVGLSAMTKLAPAIIRGQVMGLWFTASALGNLMAGLIASKATTLAIVDLPNLFMKCTISLVIGAILLFLLRGPIKKLMATEPSPSPSQEA, from the coding sequence ATGCAGTACCCTGCAGATCAGCAAGACCAACGTTTTTTTGGACACCCCAAACCACTCAAAGGTCTTTTCTTTACAGAATTATGGGAACGTTTTTCTTTTTATGGTATCCGGCCAATCCTGATCTTATACATGGCGGCAATGGTGATTGATGGTGGTTTAGGCCTCAATCGTGCAGATGCAGCCGCCATTGTTGGGATCTTTGCTGGGTCGATGTATTTATTAACTATTTTGGGTGGTTGGATTGCCGACAATTGGCTAGGGCAGGCCAGATCAGTTTGGTATGGCTCAATTATTATTGCATTGGGTCATCTTTCCATCGCGCTGAATGCTTTTTTAGATTCATTCTTTTTTTATTTCGGGTTGATCCTGATTGCAGCGGGTACAGGGCTATTTAAAACCTGTATTTCCGTTATCGTCGGTACCTTATATGCCGCGCAAGATTCACGTCGAGATGCGGGTTTTTCGATTTTTTATATGGGCATTAATATTGGTGCGTTCTTGGCACCATTAATAACTGGATTACTGATTCAAGATAACGGTTGGCATTGGGGTTTTGCGATTGGTGGGGTGGGCATGTTGGTTGCACTGCTGATTTTCCGCTTTATCGCGACACCGCAATTGTTGGAAAATAGTGCCAAGTACGGTACCGATCAAAGTTGGAATACGGTGGTTGCTTATAACCCACGCGCGCCAAAAATTGTGGCGGTGATTGTGGCGATTGCTGCAGTGATGATTACATTGGTTAGCATGGGTGTGATTCAGATCGAGCCTGTTCTCTTTGCAACGTATTTAACCGTCATCATTTGTCTATGTATGGTCGGTTATTTCGGATACCTATTATTTTTCGCCTCACTCAAGCGCAAAGAACAATATCAAATTGTGGTGTGTTTTATTTTATTATTGGCAGCGGCATTATTTTGGTCGGCCTTTGAGCAGAAACCAACCTCATTTAATTTATTCGCACATGATTATACCAATCGTCAGTTTTTTGGATTTGAAATTCCAACACTTTGGTTTCAATCAGTTAACGCGCTCTTTATCATTACTTGTGCACCACTTGCCGCATGGCTTTGGGTTAAATTGGGCCGTGCCAATAAAGATCCGAGCTATATAGTTAAGTTTGTGATTGCACTGCTGTTGGCAGGCGCAGGTTTTGTGATGATGGCGATGGCCAGCCAATCGGTGATTGAGCATGGTCAGCTGGTTTCACCTTTATGGATTATCAGTAGCATGTTGCTATTAACGCTAGGTGAATTGTGTTTAAGCCCAGTCGGTTTATCTGCCATGACCAAATTGGCACCCGCTATTATTCGCGGACAAGTCATGGGACTCTGGTTTACTGCTTCGGCTTTAGGCAACTTGATGGCAGGATTAATTGCGAGTAAAGCCACCACACTGGCCATTGTAGATCTGCCGAATTTATTCATGAAATGTACAATTTCATTGGTGATTGGCGCCATCTTGTTATTCTTATTAAGAGGCCCGATTAAAAAGCTGATGGCAACAGAACCATCTCCATCCCCATCTCAAGAGGCATGA